Proteins from a single region of Equus asinus isolate D_3611 breed Donkey chromosome 17, EquAss-T2T_v2, whole genome shotgun sequence:
- the LOC106829628 gene encoding olfactory receptor 4S1 gives MDTKNNVTEFVLSGLFQRREMQHVCFVVFSLFHVLTILGNLLVIITINASKTLNAPMYFFLSHLSFTDMCYPSATTPKMIVDTFMERKTISFNGCMTQLFSTHFFGGTEIFLLTAMAYDHYMAICRPLHDTAIMNWQKCGLLAGASWVAGFLHSILQTLLTVQLPFCGPNEIDNFFCYVHPLLKLACADTYVVGLIVVANSGMISLVSFIILIISYMVILLNLRSQPSEGRRKTLSTCGSHVVTVLLVLVPPIFMYIHPSTTLPADKLVILFNIVMPPLLNPLIYTLRNSEVKNAMRKLLP, from the coding sequence ATGGACACCAAGAACAACGTGACTGAATTTGTGTTATCTGGCCTTTTCCAGAGGAGGGAGATGCAGCATGTGTGCTTTGTGGTCTTCTCCCTATTCCATGTCCTCACCATCCTGGGGAACCTTCtggtcatcatcaccatcaatgCTAGCAAGACCCTGAATgctcccatgtatttcttcctcagcCACCTGTCTTTTACTGATATGTGCTATCCTTCCGCTACCACACCCAAGATGATTGTTGACACTTTCATGGAGCGCAAGACAATCTCCTTCAATGGCTGCATGACCCAGCTATTTTCTACCCACTTCTTTGGTGGCACTGAAATTTTCCTCCTTACAGCCATGGCCTATGATCACTACATGGCCATCTGTAGGCCCCTGCACGACACAGCCATCATGAATTGGCAGAAGTGTGGCCTGCTGGCCGGGGCCTCCTGGGTGGCTGGCTTTCTGCATTCCATCCTGCAGACTCTCCTTACAGTCCAGCTGCCCTTTTGTGGGCCCAATGAGATTGACAACTTCTTCTGCTATGTTCATCCCCTTCTGAAGCTGGCCTGTGCAGACACCTATGTGGTGGGGCTCATTGTGGTGGCCAACAGTGGCATGATCTCTTTAGTGTCCTTCATCATCCTTATCATCTCCTACATGGTCATCTTACTGAACCTGAGAAGCCAGCCATCTGAGGGCCGGCGAAAGACTCTATCCACATGTGGTTCACACGTTGTCACTGTCCTTTTGGTCCTTGTGCCCCCCATTTTCATGTACATTCATCCCTCTACCACCCTGCCTGCTGACAAACTTGTGATCCTCTTTAACATTGTCATGCCACCTTTGCTGAACCCTCTGATCTACACGTTGAGGAACAGTGAGGTGAAAAATGCCATGAGGAAACTGTTGCCATGA